Proteins encoded together in one Pseudomonas sp. ADAK13 window:
- a CDS encoding glycoside hydrolase family 3 N-terminal domain-containing protein: MSSELHSAAYSVLLPAFGDLHLDDNVRRYLSRGGVSLLLGETRDEYVGRGMSPARKAAESKADFVNVVKEATALAGSAVLIAVDQELGGIERLHQLVPAVASRAQLQALSALDIEQRCFEMATVARELGVNLFLAPIVDVVTGANPWLHNRHLGADPVEVSRVSCAFIRGVQRAGVIATAKHFPGHYVTEHDPAIAEATVPGPLELLHDNLEVFKQVIATGVKAIMPGPAVFPAIDTDHSASTSPKVIGVLRDTLGFDGLIISDDLDAVSILRGNTIPDTAVASLVAGAHLLLVSSESGLDSIADAIVAAVHEGTLDRQVLLDAAARVRQLAIATQGTNHERE, from the coding sequence ATGTCAAGCGAACTGCATAGCGCCGCGTATTCGGTACTGCTTCCCGCGTTCGGGGATTTGCACCTGGACGACAATGTGCGCCGTTACCTGAGCCGTGGTGGTGTGTCCCTGTTGCTCGGGGAAACCCGCGATGAATATGTTGGTCGAGGCATGAGCCCGGCGCGCAAGGCAGCCGAGTCCAAGGCTGATTTTGTCAATGTCGTTAAGGAAGCTACGGCCTTGGCGGGTTCTGCGGTATTGATCGCAGTCGACCAGGAACTCGGCGGGATCGAGCGCCTGCATCAACTGGTCCCGGCGGTCGCCTCCCGAGCGCAGCTCCAGGCCCTCAGTGCCCTGGATATCGAGCAACGGTGCTTCGAGATGGCCACCGTGGCCCGTGAGCTGGGGGTGAATCTGTTTCTGGCGCCAATCGTGGACGTCGTCACCGGCGCCAATCCGTGGCTGCATAACCGTCACCTCGGCGCCGACCCGGTGGAAGTCAGCCGGGTGTCCTGCGCGTTTATTCGTGGGGTGCAGCGCGCCGGTGTGATCGCCACCGCCAAGCACTTCCCCGGGCATTACGTCACCGAACACGACCCGGCCATTGCCGAAGCCACCGTGCCGGGGCCGCTGGAATTGCTGCATGACAACCTTGAAGTGTTCAAGCAGGTCATCGCCACCGGCGTGAAAGCCATCATGCCAGGCCCGGCGGTGTTCCCTGCGATAGATACCGATCACTCGGCCTCCACCTCACCCAAGGTTATCGGGGTGCTGCGTGACACCCTCGGCTTCGACGGCTTGATCATTTCCGATGATCTGGACGCGGTTTCCATTCTGCGCGGCAACACCATTCCCGACACCGCTGTCGCGTCGCTGGTGGCCGGTGCGCACCTGCTGCTGGTTTCCAGCGAGTCCGGCCTGGACAGCATCGCCGACGCGATCGTCGCCGCCGTTCACGAAGGCACGCTGGATCGCCAGGTGTTACTGGATGCAGCCGCCAGGGTCCGCCAGTTGGCAATCGCGACCCAGGGGACTAACCATGAGCGCGAATGA
- a CDS encoding glycoside hydrolase family 3 N-terminal domain-containing protein, with product MSANEGKAYGVLFPVLLDVQMTDDVRRFLGNGGRSLLFGETGEEYVSGKMSARRLETETLDTWQRFTGTATALGGPLLLAADADISAVHRLQGITPALPEPDVARAMDCAALEQACFKVATAVRETGVNLLLSPTADIVGGPNVWLAGRTLSDDVQQTAAMVGAYVRGVRRAGMASTLKHFPGHPVLFQQPSTETAVVSESMKQLRAYWPGFQAGIDAGADAVMMGPAIFAACTPPTAASVSPELIGVLRQELGFKGLVMTIDLDHRSTIGQMSLGEVAVAALNAGADLLLISAGAMPQVPQIVRAIVAAVARGTLSQARLDAAALAVGALADRYSPVGAPYGNPK from the coding sequence ATGAGCGCGAATGAAGGCAAGGCCTACGGCGTGCTGTTCCCGGTGTTGCTGGACGTACAGATGACGGATGACGTGCGCCGGTTTCTCGGGAATGGCGGGCGCAGTCTGTTGTTTGGCGAAACGGGCGAGGAATACGTCAGCGGAAAAATGAGCGCCAGGCGCCTGGAAACCGAAACCCTGGACACCTGGCAACGCTTTACCGGCACGGCCACCGCGCTCGGCGGGCCGCTGCTGCTGGCGGCAGACGCCGACATCTCCGCCGTGCACCGCTTGCAAGGGATCACCCCGGCGCTACCTGAACCCGACGTGGCAAGGGCGATGGACTGCGCGGCGCTGGAGCAGGCCTGCTTCAAGGTTGCGACCGCCGTGCGGGAGACCGGGGTCAATCTGTTGCTGTCGCCGACGGCGGACATTGTTGGCGGCCCCAATGTGTGGCTGGCAGGGCGCACGCTTTCGGACGACGTGCAGCAGACGGCGGCGATGGTCGGTGCGTATGTGCGTGGCGTGCGGCGGGCCGGGATGGCCAGCACCCTGAAGCACTTCCCCGGCCATCCGGTGTTGTTTCAGCAGCCGTCGACTGAAACGGCGGTGGTCAGCGAATCCATGAAGCAGCTGCGAGCCTATTGGCCGGGGTTCCAGGCCGGGATCGACGCGGGGGCGGATGCGGTGATGATGGGGCCGGCGATATTCGCCGCGTGCACACCGCCCACCGCGGCCTCAGTGTCGCCGGAACTGATCGGTGTGTTGCGCCAGGAGTTGGGCTTCAAGGGGCTGGTGATGACCATCGACCTCGATCACCGCTCGACCATCGGCCAGATGTCCCTCGGCGAGGTCGCAGTGGCCGCGTTGAATGCCGGGGCTGACCTGTTGCTGATTTCTGCCGGCGCCATGCCGCAGGTGCCGCAAATCGTTCGGGCGATTGTCGCCGCCGTCGCCCGGGGCACCTTGTCTCAGGCTCGGCTGGACGCTGCGGCGCTGGCCGTTGGCGCGTTGGCTGATCGCTACTCACCCGTAGGAGCGCCATATGGCAACCCAAAATAA